The following proteins are co-located in the Deinococcus metallilatus genome:
- a CDS encoding xanthine dehydrogenase family protein molybdopterin-binding subunit encodes MTERTDKYMGQALKRKEDPRFITGTGHYTDDFTLPGTLHAAMVRSPYAHARITNIDRSSVEGLPGVVAVLTGEDVEAAGVGPIPVGWLLPDLKVPAHHAIARGEVNHVGDIVAAVIAETRAQAEDAAALLAVEYEALPSVALGSAALEQGSPQVHDDVPGNVAFRWEIGDEAALNEAFNRAYKTVKVKLRNHRLIPNAIEPRASLAQFTPASGEYLLYTTSQNPHIHRLILAAFVMGIPEHKLRVISPDVGGGFGSKIFQYQEEVIVMLASQKLGKPVKWAARRSESFVSDMQGRDHESEAELAVDENGKMLGLRVNTVANLGAYLTLFAPAVPTYLYGTLLNGVYKFPAIHAKVTGVVTNTIPVDAYRGAGRPEATYLLERTVDVMAHELGMDPAEFRRINFIQPGEFPYQTPVALVYDSGNYEPALDKALEMMHYRELREEQERRKGTNNILGVGLISFLEACGLAPSALVGQLGAQAGQWESSLVRVHPTGKVELYTGSHSHGQGHETAFPQIAADELQIPIEDIELIHGDTGRMPYGWGTYGSRSAAVGGSALKVALGKVKAKAKKIAAHLLEVSEEDIEHEGGVFRVKGAPSQQKTFFDVALMAYLAHSLPDGMEPGLEATAFYDPKNFVYPFGTHIAVVEIDTDTGKVKLRGYGSVDDCGPLINPLIVEGQVHGGIAQGAGQALWEEAAYDDDGNLLAGTFMEYAVPRADDLPNFQTGHTVTPSPHNPLGVKGIGEAGTIASTAAVANAVMDALWHEYGIKHLDMPYTSEKVWRAIREARGGMGQAADD; translated from the coding sequence ATGGGCCAGGCCCTCAAGCGCAAGGAAGACCCGCGCTTTATCACCGGGACCGGGCACTACACCGACGACTTCACGCTGCCGGGGACGCTGCACGCGGCGATGGTCCGCAGCCCCTACGCGCACGCGCGGATCACGAACATCGACAGGAGCAGCGTGGAGGGGCTGCCCGGCGTGGTGGCCGTGCTGACGGGCGAGGATGTGGAGGCGGCGGGCGTCGGCCCCATCCCGGTCGGGTGGCTGCTGCCCGACCTGAAGGTGCCCGCCCACCACGCCATCGCGCGGGGCGAGGTGAACCACGTCGGGGACATCGTGGCGGCGGTGATCGCCGAGACGCGGGCACAGGCGGAGGACGCCGCCGCGCTGCTGGCCGTGGAGTATGAAGCCCTTCCCTCCGTGGCGCTGGGCAGTGCGGCCCTGGAGCAGGGATCGCCGCAGGTTCACGACGATGTCCCCGGCAATGTCGCCTTCCGGTGGGAGATCGGGGACGAGGCGGCGCTGAACGAGGCCTTCAACCGGGCGTACAAGACGGTGAAGGTGAAGCTCAGGAATCACCGCCTGATCCCCAACGCCATCGAGCCGCGCGCCTCACTGGCGCAGTTCACGCCCGCCAGCGGGGAATACCTGCTCTACACCACCTCCCAGAACCCGCATATCCACCGCCTGATCCTGGCGGCCTTCGTGATGGGCATCCCCGAACACAAGCTGCGGGTGATCAGCCCGGACGTGGGCGGGGGCTTCGGCTCCAAGATCTTCCAGTACCAGGAAGAAGTGATCGTGATGCTGGCTTCGCAGAAGCTCGGCAAGCCGGTCAAGTGGGCCGCGCGGCGCAGCGAGAGCTTCGTCAGCGACATGCAGGGCCGTGACCACGAGTCCGAAGCTGAGCTGGCGGTGGACGAGAACGGCAAGATGCTGGGCCTGCGCGTGAACACGGTCGCCAACCTGGGCGCGTACCTGACCCTCTTCGCGCCCGCCGTGCCGACCTACCTGTACGGCACACTGCTCAACGGCGTGTACAAGTTCCCGGCCATTCACGCGAAGGTCACGGGTGTGGTCACCAACACCATCCCGGTGGACGCCTACCGGGGCGCGGGCCGTCCGGAAGCGACGTACCTGCTCGAGCGCACCGTGGACGTGATGGCCCACGAACTCGGGATGGACCCCGCCGAGTTCCGCCGCATCAACTTCATCCAGCCCGGCGAGTTCCCGTACCAGACGCCGGTCGCGCTGGTCTACGACTCCGGCAACTACGAACCCGCGCTCGACAAGGCGCTGGAGATGATGCACTACCGCGAGCTGCGCGAGGAGCAGGAGCGGCGCAAGGGGACAAACAACATCCTGGGCGTGGGCCTGATTTCCTTCCTGGAAGCCTGCGGCCTGGCGCCCTCCGCGCTGGTCGGGCAACTGGGGGCGCAGGCGGGGCAGTGGGAAAGCTCGCTGGTGCGTGTCCACCCGACCGGCAAGGTGGAGCTGTACACCGGCTCGCATAGCCACGGGCAGGGCCATGAAACCGCCTTCCCGCAGATCGCCGCCGACGAACTCCAGATTCCCATCGAGGACATCGAGCTGATCCACGGCGACACCGGCCGGATGCCCTACGGCTGGGGTACCTACGGCAGCCGCTCGGCGGCGGTCGGCGGCAGCGCCCTGAAAGTGGCCCTGGGCAAGGTCAAGGCCAAGGCCAAGAAGATCGCCGCGCACCTGCTCGAAGTCTCCGAGGAGGACATCGAACATGAAGGCGGCGTGTTCCGGGTGAAGGGGGCGCCCTCCCAGCAGAAGACCTTCTTCGACGTGGCCCTGATGGCGTACCTCGCTCACAGCCTGCCCGACGGGATGGAGCCGGGGCTGGAAGCGACCGCCTTCTACGATCCCAAGAACTTCGTGTATCCCTTTGGAACGCATATCGCGGTGGTCGAGATCGACACCGACACCGGCAAGGTGAAGCTGCGCGGCTACGGCTCCGTGGACGACTGTGGCCCCCTGATCAACCCGCTGATCGTTGAGGGACAGGTGCACGGCGGTATCGCGCAGGGCGCCGGGCAGGCCCTCTGGGAAGAGGCCGCCTACGACGACGACGGCAACCTCCTGGCCGGGACGTTCATGGAATACGCCGTGCCCCGTGCCGACGACCTCCCCAACTTCCAGACGGGGCACACCGTCACCCCCAGCCCCCACAATCCCCTCGGCGTGAAGGGCATCGGGGAGGCGGGCACCATTGCCAGCACCGCCGCCGTCGCCAACGCCGTGATGGACGCCCTCTGGCACGAGTACGGCATCAAGCACCTCGACATGCCCTACACCAGCGAGAAGGTCTGGCGCGCGATTCGGGAAGCGCGCGGGGGGATGGGGCAGGCGGCGGACGATTGA
- the hemL gene encoding glutamate-1-semialdehyde 2,1-aminomutase, which translates to MTTQSLPSTTRSEALFARAKAVTPGGVNSPVRAFKSVGGTPRFIREAHGAYLTDVDGNRLLDYIGSWGPMILGHDHPAVREAVAAALTRGTSFGAPSDGEVRLAETVTRLTGVDRVRFVNSGTEATMSALRLARGFTGRKYIVKFRGNYHGHADGLLVEAGSGLLTNTEGTLGQAAPSSAGVPEEYARLTLVSEYNAPAALDALLAERGHEIAAVIFEPVVGNAGVLIPTPEFLAALHRVRDRGALLIVDEVMTGFRLSLRGATGLLGLTPDLTCWGKIIGGGLPVGAYGGRADVMDFVSPQGPVYQAGTLSGNPLAMAAGLATLEVLEGDPGIYTRLEAYTAELAAGLKAAAQRAGVPLSVNQIGSMLTAFHQEAPDGSIRTYTDAARSDTGAFAAWFQQMLGQGIYWAPSQFESIFVSAAHTGAELNATLDAAHTAYAYLGGNA; encoded by the coding sequence ATGACGACGCAGTCCCTTCCTTCCACCACCCGGTCCGAGGCGCTGTTCGCCCGCGCCAAGGCCGTGACCCCCGGCGGCGTGAACAGCCCGGTCCGCGCCTTCAAGAGCGTGGGCGGCACCCCGCGCTTCATCCGCGAGGCCCACGGCGCGTACCTGACGGACGTGGACGGCAACCGCCTGCTGGACTACATCGGCTCCTGGGGACCGATGATCCTGGGCCACGATCACCCGGCGGTGCGGGAGGCGGTCGCGGCGGCCCTCACGCGCGGCACCAGCTTCGGCGCCCCCAGTGATGGCGAGGTGCGCCTGGCCGAGACGGTCACGCGCCTAACCGGGGTGGACCGCGTGCGCTTCGTGAACAGCGGCACCGAGGCCACCATGAGCGCCCTGCGGCTGGCCCGGGGCTTTACCGGACGCAAGTACATCGTGAAGTTCCGCGGCAACTACCACGGCCACGCCGACGGCCTGCTGGTGGAGGCAGGCAGCGGCCTGCTGACGAACACGGAAGGGACGCTGGGCCAGGCCGCCCCCAGCAGCGCGGGTGTGCCCGAGGAATACGCCCGGCTGACGCTGGTCAGCGAGTACAACGCCCCTGCGGCGCTGGACGCCCTGCTGGCGGAGCGCGGCCACGAGATCGCGGCGGTGATCTTCGAGCCGGTGGTGGGCAATGCGGGCGTGCTGATTCCCACGCCGGAATTCCTGGCCGCCCTGCACCGTGTCCGCGACCGGGGCGCCCTCCTGATCGTGGACGAGGTGATGACCGGCTTCCGCCTCTCGCTGCGCGGCGCGACGGGCCTGCTGGGCCTGACGCCCGACCTGACCTGCTGGGGCAAGATCATCGGCGGCGGCCTGCCGGTGGGCGCCTACGGTGGGCGCGCGGACGTGATGGACTTCGTCTCGCCCCAGGGGCCGGTGTACCAGGCGGGCACCCTGAGCGGGAACCCCCTGGCGATGGCGGCGGGCCTCGCCACGCTGGAGGTGCTGGAGGGTGACCCCGGCATCTACACGCGGCTGGAAGCCTACACGGCGGAACTGGCCGCGGGCCTGAAGGCAGCGGCGCAGAGAGCGGGCGTGCCCCTCAGCGTGAACCAGATCGGTTCGATGCTGACGGCCTTTCATCAGGAAGCACCGGACGGCTCCATCCGCACCTATACGGACGCGGCGCGCAGCGATACCGGGGCCTTTGCCGCCTGGTTCCAGCAGATGCTTGGTCAGGGCATCTACTGGGCGCCCTCTCAATTCGAGAGCATTTTCGTCAGTGCCGCCCATACCGGCGCGGAACTGAACGCGACGCTGGACGCCGCCCATACCGCTTATGCCTACCTGGGAGGAAACGCATGA
- the glp gene encoding gephyrin-like molybdotransferase Glp, whose protein sequence is MTSIRPDFPMHVSVQQARALLAALLPDPGTETVPLARARGRTLAADLQALVSHPSATESALDGIATREADTLTATPGAPVRLRVVGESRAGVPFVGTVGSGECVRIYTGAPLPSGTDAIGPVEQLRDDGPDHVLLARPASAADVRQEGGDFRVGEAVLRPGVLLTPARVALAAALGHAEVPVRRRPRVALLSTGDEVIEPGRPLRPGQVYDSNRYGLHAMLEECGCEVLPLGHAPDSPEALARAIEAAGGADVLLTSGGVSMGRYDFMRDLLLERGRVAFWKVRMRPGGPALLGGWNGLPVFGLPGNPVSSLVVFQVIVRPALTGQPVQTLRLRAATPFRGLPDKTAFWRGVLREGQVYDYGKQGSGVLRSLSDANALVVVPEGGAVQAGEEVEVILL, encoded by the coding sequence ATGACCTCCATCCGCCCCGACTTCCCCATGCACGTCAGCGTTCAGCAGGCGCGCGCGCTGCTGGCCGCGCTGCTGCCCGACCCCGGGACCGAAACCGTACCGCTGGCCCGGGCACGCGGGCGAACCCTGGCCGCCGACCTTCAGGCCCTCGTCAGCCACCCCAGTGCCACCGAGAGTGCTCTCGACGGCATCGCCACCCGGGAGGCGGATACGCTGACCGCCACGCCCGGCGCACCCGTCCGGCTCCGGGTGGTGGGGGAGAGCCGGGCGGGCGTGCCCTTCGTGGGGACGGTCGGCTCCGGCGAGTGCGTCCGGATTTACACAGGTGCGCCCCTCCCGAGCGGCACGGACGCCATCGGTCCGGTCGAGCAGCTCAGGGATGACGGCCCGGACCATGTCCTGCTCGCCCGGCCCGCCAGTGCGGCGGACGTGCGGCAGGAGGGCGGCGATTTCCGGGTGGGGGAGGCCGTGCTGCGGCCGGGTGTCCTGCTGACTCCAGCTCGTGTGGCGCTGGCGGCAGCCCTCGGTCACGCTGAGGTTCCGGTCCGCCGCCGCCCGCGGGTCGCGCTCCTCTCCACGGGAGACGAGGTGATCGAACCCGGGCGGCCTCTCCGGCCCGGCCAGGTGTACGACAGCAACCGCTACGGGCTGCACGCGATGCTGGAAGAGTGCGGCTGTGAGGTGCTGCCCCTCGGCCACGCGCCAGACAGCCCGGAGGCACTCGCGCGGGCCATCGAGGCGGCGGGAGGGGCGGACGTACTACTCACCAGCGGGGGCGTGAGCATGGGCCGCTATGACTTCATGCGGGATCTGCTCTTGGAGCGGGGCCGGGTCGCCTTCTGGAAGGTGCGGATGCGGCCCGGCGGACCCGCGCTGCTGGGCGGCTGGAATGGCCTCCCCGTGTTCGGCCTGCCGGGCAATCCGGTCAGCAGCCTGGTCGTGTTTCAGGTGATCGTCCGCCCGGCGCTGACGGGGCAACCGGTGCAGACGCTCCGGCTGCGTGCGGCCACACCCTTTCGCGGCCTGCCGGACAAGACCGCCTTCTGGCGCGGGGTTCTGCGCGAGGGGCAGGTGTATGACTACGGGAAGCAGGGGAGCGGGGTGCTGCGGTCGCTGAGTGACGCGAATGCGCTGGTGGTGGTGCCGGAGGGGGGAGCGGTGCAGGCGGGGGAGGAGGTGGAGGTGATCCTGCTGTAG
- a CDS encoding alpha/beta hydrolase, which translates to MTGTKSRWSVRPVHALTLLGCGLALASCSTTPTPAAETRAQDTRTFKAVEPTLASVPGATLYKGQYAGLQGPASYLIEVPDNWNGTLVMYAHGYAGTGENLTVGPPSIRQSLLSQGYAWAASSYSANYYDVRAGVEDTNALALAFGSLTGGKYAAPSKYLIMGVSMGGHIAGAAVEKETLDNERNKVNYAAALPLCGVMDEEYEFQWLGDYTLAAAQLAGLGAQSYPQSDYQAILPDIKAALFTDTSGPIWQENAGQGTKLREIARNLTGGNRPVFEQGFRLAAYQNAVFSTGGSDGTVNGILNKNYYGNVGVMYRWTTGATPTPAEVAFNNAILRVKADPNANAARPGGLRWIPRINGEFSVPVLTMHTLGDFYVPFAHQQKYRLAALANGNGDRLVQRAIRAAGHCEFTGPEIVEAFNDLVTWQKTGVKPAGDDVLTPATVADPNYGCRFTRGVRTGVAACPPTP; encoded by the coding sequence ATGACCGGTACGAAGAGCCGTTGGTCCGTCCGTCCCGTCCACGCCCTGACCCTGCTCGGCTGCGGCCTGGCGCTGGCCAGTTGCAGTACCACGCCCACGCCCGCCGCCGAGACACGCGCGCAGGACACGCGGACCTTCAAGGCGGTGGAGCCAACCCTTGCCTCGGTGCCCGGCGCGACCCTCTACAAGGGGCAGTACGCGGGGCTTCAGGGGCCAGCGAGTTACCTGATCGAGGTGCCGGACAACTGGAACGGCACGCTGGTGATGTACGCGCACGGCTACGCGGGCACGGGCGAGAACCTGACGGTCGGGCCCCCCTCCATCCGCCAGTCCCTGCTTAGCCAGGGGTACGCCTGGGCGGCCAGCAGCTATTCCGCCAACTACTACGACGTGCGGGCCGGGGTGGAGGACACCAACGCGCTGGCGCTGGCCTTCGGCAGCCTGACGGGCGGAAAGTACGCCGCGCCGAGCAAGTACCTGATCATGGGCGTGTCGATGGGCGGGCATATCGCCGGGGCCGCCGTCGAGAAGGAAACGCTCGACAACGAGCGCAACAAGGTCAATTACGCCGCCGCCCTGCCACTGTGCGGCGTGATGGACGAGGAGTACGAGTTCCAGTGGCTGGGCGACTACACGCTGGCCGCCGCGCAACTCGCCGGGCTGGGTGCCCAGAGCTACCCGCAGTCCGACTACCAGGCCATCTTGCCCGACATCAAGGCCGCGCTGTTCACCGACACGTCTGGCCCCATCTGGCAGGAAAACGCCGGGCAGGGCACGAAGCTGCGCGAGATCGCCCGCAACCTCACCGGCGGGAACCGTCCCGTCTTCGAGCAGGGCTTCCGCCTCGCGGCCTACCAGAACGCGGTGTTCAGCACGGGCGGCTCCGACGGGACGGTGAACGGCATCCTGAACAAGAACTATTACGGCAACGTGGGTGTCATGTACCGCTGGACGACCGGGGCCACCCCCACGCCCGCCGAGGTGGCTTTCAACAACGCCATCCTGCGGGTGAAGGCCGATCCGAACGCGAATGCCGCGCGTCCCGGCGGCCTGCGCTGGATTCCCCGCATCAACGGTGAATTCAGCGTGCCGGTGCTGACCATGCACACCCTGGGCGACTTCTACGTGCCGTTCGCGCATCAGCAGAAGTACCGCCTGGCCGCGCTGGCGAACGGCAACGGCGACCGCCTGGTGCAGCGGGCCATCCGCGCGGCCGGGCACTGCGAGTTCACCGGGCCTGAGATCGTGGAGGCGTTCAACGATCTGGTGACCTGGCAGAAAACGGGGGTGAAGCCTGCCGGGGACGATGTGCTGACCCCGGCCACCGTCGCTGATCCCAACTACGGCTGCCGCTTCACTCGCGGCGTGCGGACTGGTGTGGCGGCCTGCCCGCCCACACCCTGA
- a CDS encoding FKBP-type peptidyl-prolyl cis-trans isomerase yields the protein MNITQDKVVELDYVLKVDGEVVDRSEPGDPLVYLHGHSNIIPGLERALEGKKAGDSLHVTVQPEDGYGERDEDNVETLDRSDFDDEVEVGATYYAQAEDGSVLPFTVVGVEGDQVQVDFNPPLAGQVLNFDVTVRNVRDATPEELEHGHAHAAGMHEHE from the coding sequence ATGAACATCACCCAGGACAAGGTCGTCGAACTCGATTACGTGCTCAAGGTGGACGGCGAGGTCGTGGACCGCAGCGAGCCGGGCGATCCCCTCGTCTACCTGCACGGCCACAGCAACATCATCCCGGGCCTGGAACGCGCTCTGGAAGGCAAGAAGGCCGGGGACAGCCTGCACGTGACCGTCCAGCCCGAGGACGGCTACGGCGAGCGCGACGAGGACAACGTCGAAACCCTAGACCGCAGCGACTTCGACGACGAGGTGGAGGTGGGCGCCACCTACTACGCCCAGGCCGAAGACGGCAGCGTGCTGCCCTTCACCGTCGTGGGCGTCGAGGGTGACCAGGTGCAGGTGGACTTCAACCCCCCGCTGGCCGGACAGGTCCTCAACTTCGACGTGACCGTGCGGAACGTCCGCGACGCCACGCCCGAGGAACTGGAACACGGGCACGCGCACGCGGCGGGGATGCACGAGCACGAGTGA
- a CDS encoding CoA-binding protein: protein MTQLQQSRDVVRVLKENKVIAVVGFHHDPMKPAYYVPEYMHRQGYTIIPVNPALAARGQSFFGHRAVATLAEITVPVDVVEIFRRSDKVRDHLNDILNMRPPPKVVWMQLGIRDEATARTLTQHGIDVIQDRCMLADHRALL, encoded by the coding sequence ATGACGCAGCTTCAGCAGTCCCGAGACGTGGTTCGTGTCCTGAAGGAGAACAAGGTCATCGCGGTGGTCGGCTTTCACCACGACCCGATGAAGCCCGCCTATTACGTGCCGGAGTACATGCACCGTCAGGGCTACACCATCATCCCCGTGAACCCGGCGCTGGCGGCCCGCGGCCAGAGCTTCTTCGGCCACAGGGCGGTGGCCACTCTGGCCGAGATCACCGTGCCCGTAGACGTGGTGGAGATTTTCCGCCGCAGCGACAAGGTGCGCGACCACCTGAACGACATCCTGAACATGCGCCCCCCGCCGAAAGTCGTGTGGATGCAACTGGGCATCCGCGACGAGGCCACCGCCCGCACCCTCACCCAGCACGGCATCGACGTGATTCAGGACCGCTGCATGCTGGCAGACCACCGGGCGCTGTTGTAG
- a CDS encoding FAD binding domain-containing protein encodes MYPANFDYQKATSVAEALAMMAANPDVKVIAGGHSLLPAMKLRLAQPPALLDVWGIEELKGIRREGDWFVVGAMTTHADVLRSDLPLFPEVAYEVGDPMVRNRGTIGGSLAHADPSADYPAAALALGAEFVIRGPQGERVVPADQMFLGMFESAVQPGELLTHIRIPATVQASAYEKFKHPASHYAIVGVAVVRDANGQIRAAYTGAGEKAERLPTLEERLNSGQPVGTGLVDPGNLLGDRFASPEYRAHLVDVLAERAAARV; translated from the coding sequence ATGTACCCAGCCAATTTCGACTATCAGAAGGCTACCAGCGTCGCTGAGGCGCTGGCGATGATGGCGGCCAATCCCGATGTGAAGGTGATCGCGGGGGGCCACTCGCTGCTCCCGGCCATGAAGCTGCGGCTGGCGCAGCCGCCCGCTCTGCTCGACGTGTGGGGCATCGAGGAACTGAAGGGCATCCGGCGCGAGGGGGACTGGTTCGTGGTGGGCGCGATGACCACGCACGCGGACGTATTGCGTTCTGACCTGCCGCTCTTTCCCGAGGTGGCCTACGAGGTCGGGGACCCGATGGTCCGCAACCGGGGCACCATCGGCGGGTCGCTGGCGCACGCCGACCCCAGCGCGGACTACCCGGCGGCGGCCCTCGCCCTTGGCGCGGAGTTCGTGATCCGTGGGCCACAGGGCGAGCGCGTCGTCCCCGCCGATCAGATGTTCCTGGGCATGTTCGAGAGCGCGGTGCAGCCTGGCGAACTCCTGACCCACATCCGCATTCCGGCCACGGTCCAGGCGAGCGCCTACGAGAAGTTCAAGCACCCGGCCAGCCACTACGCGATTGTCGGCGTGGCCGTCGTCCGGGACGCGAACGGCCAGATTCGCGCCGCCTACACTGGGGCGGGCGAGAAGGCCGAGCGCCTGCCCACGCTGGAAGAACGCCTCAACAGCGGTCAGCCGGTCGGAACGGGACTGGTGGACCCGGGCAATCTCCTCGGTGACCGCTTCGCCAGCCCCGAGTACCGCGCCCATCTGGTGGACGTGCTGGCGGAGCGGGCAGCGGCGCGGGTGTAG